Proteins encoded in a region of the Paenibacillus pedocola genome:
- a CDS encoding sensor histidine kinase — MKSLYVRMCLLFCSMIVMSSFLGFLVSNLYYQAKIKPQNDAKLTKMAIGLQGFIQDHPDGAGEYLLSTASLGYKLYLSDGQGDERFYGLPFRKNDLPEEKLQQVLAGSIYHGVAEFPSKAFITGFFDNQLSNTIGVPVQMSGHTYALFMRPDAEVQFGELRIFFAVLLGVSVLFSLWFVVVAVLHVVKPITRLTAATQRISSGRYDIRLNTRRRDEIGQLASHFMIMSRELERTNRARQEFVANVSHEIESPLTSIQGFAHALKDHELPEGQRLEYLSIIDQESRRLSMLSKQLLTLSTLDYDENALHKQKVDLRAQLRQVVQIMEWRLTEKELAVRLHVEDITLHADSNLLYQVWMNLVSNAVKYTPPGGTITLSAAATNGICTVKVADTGEGISAAELPMIFDRFYKVDRARTRDSNSSGLGLSIAQKIVQAHNGTIEVSSTTGEGTTFTVTLPYL; from the coding sequence ATGAAATCATTGTATGTTAGAATGTGCCTGCTGTTTTGCTCCATGATCGTCATGAGCAGCTTTCTCGGCTTTCTTGTATCCAATCTGTATTATCAGGCCAAAATCAAGCCGCAAAACGATGCCAAGCTGACGAAAATGGCTATCGGCCTCCAGGGGTTCATCCAGGATCATCCCGATGGAGCGGGGGAATATCTGCTGAGCACAGCCTCACTCGGCTATAAGCTGTATCTGTCCGACGGTCAAGGTGATGAACGTTTCTACGGTCTGCCTTTCCGTAAAAATGATCTTCCGGAGGAGAAGCTACAGCAGGTACTAGCCGGCAGTATCTACCATGGGGTGGCGGAATTTCCGAGCAAGGCGTTTATTACCGGTTTTTTTGATAACCAGCTAAGCAATACGATCGGTGTTCCGGTGCAGATGAGCGGACATACGTACGCCCTGTTTATGCGTCCGGATGCAGAGGTGCAGTTCGGTGAGCTGCGGATCTTTTTTGCTGTGCTGCTCGGTGTCAGTGTCCTGTTCAGCTTATGGTTTGTTGTAGTTGCCGTACTGCATGTGGTCAAACCGATCACCCGGCTTACAGCGGCTACGCAGCGCATATCGAGCGGAAGATATGATATCCGGCTGAACACGAGGCGCCGCGATGAAATCGGACAGCTGGCCTCTCACTTTATGATTATGAGCCGGGAGCTGGAGCGGACCAACCGGGCACGGCAGGAGTTTGTCGCCAATGTCTCCCATGAGATCGAATCGCCGCTGACCTCCATTCAGGGCTTCGCCCATGCTCTTAAGGATCATGAGCTGCCGGAGGGCCAGCGGCTGGAATATCTCTCGATTATCGATCAGGAGAGCCGCCGGCTGTCGATGCTCAGCAAGCAGCTGCTGACGTTGTCTACCCTGGATTATGATGAGAATGCGCTGCATAAGCAAAAGGTGGACCTGCGGGCACAGCTGCGCCAGGTGGTGCAAATTATGGAATGGCGGCTGACAGAGAAAGAATTGGCTGTACGGCTGCATGTGGAGGATATTACACTGCATGCCGATTCAAATCTGCTCTATCAGGTGTGGATGAATCTCGTATCCAATGCGGTCAAATATACCCCGCCAGGCGGTACGATTACCCTGTCAGCGGCAGCTACGAATGGAATCTGCACGGTCAAGGTAGCTGACACCGGAGAAGGTATTTCCGCCGCAGAGCTGCCGATGATTTTTGACCGGTTCTATAAAGTCGACCGCGCACGTACCCGTGACAGCAACAGCAGCGGACTAGGCCTTTCGATTGCCCAAAAGATTGTACAGGCACATAATGGGACGATTGAAGTCTCCAGTACGACAGGTGAAGGCACGACCTTTACTGTTACGCTGCCGTATTTGTAA
- a CDS encoding ABC transporter ATP-binding protein, whose amino-acid sequence MSAMLMMKQVTKTYGDGGQTMSVLNKLDLTVNEGEFVAVLGPSGSGKSTFLSAAGALLTPTSGEIYIDGEPLSNKDKSELTELRLQKIGFMFQSAQLLPYLKVEEQLLYVAKLAKLGMKEAKVRATYLMKRLEIWERRNHYPEQLSGGEKQRVAIARAWMNKPAILFADEPTASLDFQRGKEVVRMIADEVKSEGKAAVMVTHDERMLEWCDRVLHLEDGILVEHK is encoded by the coding sequence ATGAGTGCTATGTTGATGATGAAGCAGGTAACCAAAACCTATGGGGATGGCGGCCAGACGATGTCTGTACTCAATAAACTTGATCTTACTGTGAATGAAGGTGAGTTCGTAGCTGTGCTGGGACCTTCCGGATCAGGCAAAAGTACCTTTCTCTCTGCGGCTGGGGCACTGCTGACACCGACCAGCGGCGAGATTTATATCGATGGCGAGCCGCTTAGCAACAAGGACAAAAGTGAGTTGACCGAGCTGCGACTGCAAAAAATCGGGTTTATGTTCCAGAGCGCACAGCTGCTGCCTTATCTGAAGGTGGAGGAACAGCTGCTCTATGTCGCCAAGCTGGCGAAGCTGGGGATGAAGGAGGCCAAAGTTCGGGCTACTTACTTAATGAAGCGGCTCGAAATATGGGAACGGCGCAATCACTATCCCGAACAGCTGTCCGGGGGAGAGAAGCAGCGTGTAGCGATTGCCAGAGCCTGGATGAACAAGCCGGCCATTCTGTTCGCGGACGAGCCGACAGCGAGTCTGGATTTCCAGCGCGGCAAAGAGGTCGTGCGGATGATCGCCGATGAAGTCAAAAGCGAAGGCAAAGCCGCGGTTATGGTCACCCATGATGAACGGATGCTGGAATGGTGCGACCGTGTACTGCATTTGGAAGACGGGATTTTGGTAGAACACAAATAA
- a CDS encoding Type 1 glutamine amidotransferase-like domain-containing protein, with translation MSTHYYLSWFNEFFPEKLVKWLHEDIQDRKSLVMISADPSGYTDEQINFDDISEWTWLNQANIIFNEYHFIDYRMQKEDAQRFIQNASVIFLCGGYPVLQNEFLAEYELSDVIKNSNAVIIGASAGALNMATKWLSLINTGYEVETSTIYDGIGFDHFAYESHSKRDYATFVQGYLFPLSEEIDVYAAEQESAIRVKDGKIEIMGPVYLISHSKIQKLVETL, from the coding sequence TTGAGTACTCACTACTATCTCAGTTGGTTTAATGAATTTTTTCCAGAGAAGCTGGTTAAGTGGTTGCATGAGGATATACAAGACAGAAAATCGCTTGTTATGATTAGCGCTGACCCGTCTGGTTATACAGATGAGCAAATTAACTTTGATGATATTTCTGAATGGACATGGTTGAATCAGGCTAACATTATTTTTAATGAATATCATTTCATTGATTACCGCATGCAGAAGGAAGATGCCCAGCGGTTCATTCAAAACGCTTCTGTCATTTTTTTATGCGGCGGATATCCTGTTTTGCAGAACGAATTTTTGGCGGAATATGAATTGTCGGATGTGATTAAGAACAGCAATGCCGTAATAATAGGTGCAAGCGCCGGTGCGTTAAACATGGCTACAAAATGGTTAAGCTTGATAAACACTGGCTATGAAGTTGAAACAAGTACTATTTATGATGGTATTGGCTTTGATCATTTTGCCTATGAATCTCATTCTAAACGCGACTACGCCACGTTTGTTCAAGGCTACCTGTTCCCCTTGTCTGAAGAGATTGATGTTTATGCGGCAGAACAGGAGAGCGCTATACGTGTAAAGGACGGCAAAATAGAAATAATGGGTCCTGTATATTTAATTTCCCACTCAAAGATTCAGAAATTGGTTGAGACGCTCTAA
- a CDS encoding response regulator transcription factor, which yields MKKILVADDDVHIRTLLRHVLTREGYLTIEAGDGREAVALMKESTVDLAVVDVMMPQMDGLELCQYIRETYDIPVILLTARQQLSDKEQGYLSGTDDYVTKPFEPEELLFRIKALFRRYSVASDDKIRLNSLVIDRKNYEISDGNDVLLLPVKEFELLAQLAQYPGRLFSRSELIELVWGADYEGDERTVDVHIKRLRQRFAGYQNDFMIRTVRGIGYKVEMVNT from the coding sequence ATGAAAAAAATTTTGGTTGCCGATGATGATGTCCATATTCGTACGCTGCTGCGGCATGTGTTGACGAGAGAGGGCTATCTTACGATTGAAGCAGGGGACGGGCGGGAAGCCGTAGCACTGATGAAGGAGAGCACGGTAGATCTGGCGGTTGTGGATGTAATGATGCCGCAAATGGACGGGCTGGAGCTGTGCCAATACATTAGGGAAACCTACGACATTCCGGTTATTCTGTTAACTGCGCGTCAGCAGCTCAGTGATAAGGAACAGGGTTATTTGAGCGGGACGGATGATTATGTGACCAAACCCTTTGAGCCGGAAGAGCTGCTGTTCCGCATCAAAGCTTTGTTCCGGCGTTATTCTGTAGCATCGGATGATAAAATCCGCCTCAACTCCCTCGTAATTGACCGTAAAAATTATGAGATCAGCGACGGAAATGATGTATTGCTGCTGCCGGTCAAAGAGTTCGAGCTTCTGGCACAGCTGGCACAGTATCCGGGACGCCTGTTTTCGCGCAGCGAACTGATTGAGCTGGTCTGGGGAGCAGATTATGAAGGGGATGAGCGGACGGTGGACGTGCACATTAAGCGTCTGCGTCAACGGTTCGCCGGATATCAGAATGATTTTATGATCCGGACCGTGCGCGGGATCGGCTATAAAGTGGAAATGGTGAACACATGA
- a CDS encoding ABC transporter permease — protein sequence MFLALREMRHSKARYSLIMVIMLLVSFLVLFVTGLARGLAYANISAVENMPANYFAVQADADHAFRRSQLSDKELAAAQSVVGAANATTLAVQTTTITADDADVKADITIFAVDMTGMLAPKVVQGDSIANASQGSAIVDSKLEQSGVTIGSSIRDQASGMRWKVTGFVNDSSYSHTPVVYITQADWQTMKGGSVQDSAGQQAAPYNVIALKASSAQAAEITGKLDHVETITQKQAIASIPGYSAEQNSLLMMIVFLFVIAAFVLAVFFYVITIQKTSQFGILKAMGTKMSYLAWSVVGQVMILSVGSLAISLLLTFGMTMSLPDTMPFQLEGSTMILTSVLFIGMSLLGSLISVARVAKVDALEAIGRAGA from the coding sequence ATGTTTTTGGCTTTAAGGGAGATGAGGCACTCCAAGGCAAGATACAGCCTCATTATGGTGATCATGCTGCTGGTTTCCTTTTTGGTACTGTTCGTAACCGGCCTGGCCCGAGGACTGGCCTATGCCAATATTTCCGCAGTAGAGAATATGCCGGCGAACTATTTCGCTGTTCAAGCTGATGCCGATCATGCGTTTAGACGTTCCCAGTTAAGTGATAAAGAGCTTGCAGCAGCACAGTCTGTTGTCGGCGCAGCTAACGCCACCACATTAGCGGTACAGACAACCACGATAACAGCAGATGATGCTGATGTTAAAGCTGATATCACCATTTTTGCAGTGGATATGACAGGAATGCTTGCTCCTAAAGTGGTGCAGGGCGATTCCATTGCTAATGCTTCACAAGGAAGTGCGATCGTTGATTCTAAGCTGGAGCAGTCCGGTGTGACTATCGGCAGCTCGATCCGTGATCAGGCTTCCGGGATGAGGTGGAAAGTGACCGGTTTTGTGAACGATAGCTCATACAGTCACACGCCTGTCGTCTATATTACGCAAGCGGATTGGCAGACTATGAAGGGCGGATCTGTACAGGATAGTGCAGGGCAGCAGGCGGCTCCTTACAATGTAATAGCACTGAAGGCTTCTTCCGCTCAGGCTGCTGAAATCACTGGTAAATTAGATCATGTAGAAACCATTACGCAAAAGCAGGCGATTGCCAGCATCCCCGGCTATTCTGCGGAGCAAAATTCCCTGCTCATGATGATTGTGTTCCTGTTCGTCATAGCAGCATTTGTACTCGCAGTCTTCTTCTATGTGATCACGATCCAGAAGACGAGCCAGTTCGGCATCCTGAAAGCTATGGGTACCAAGATGTCTTATCTGGCCTGGAGTGTCGTTGGTCAAGTGATGATTCTGTCCGTGGGGAGTCTGGCGATCAGCCTGCTGCTGACCTTCGGGATGACAATGAGCCTGCCGGATACAATGCCGTTTCAGCTTGAAGGCTCGACGATGATTCTGACCAGCGTGCTGTTTATTGGGATGTCACTGCTTGGATCCCTGATTTCTGTAGCGAGAGTAGCGAAGGTAGATGCCTTAGAGGCGATTGGGAGGGCTGGAGCATGA